One genomic window of Ignavibacteriota bacterium includes the following:
- a CDS encoding Rne/Rng family ribonuclease: MTKEIIINATDNQHRIAIVEEGRLAELFIESDERERMVGDIYLGSVAKVMPGIRASFVDIGLEQDAFLHFSDVGDNFHDFGAITGDEDGVDTEDEDESGDDRKSSRRHRGMRTPQLQRGQDVVVQIFKEPVGTKGVRVTTEVSLPGRFIVLMPFDDTVGVSRKIQNFREKRRLRKLARSILPPGFGVIIRTVAEGQNEDVLRADLQSLIQTWRQVERTIRKSKAPALIHKDMNASSSAIRDLFSSDVARVATDSRKLYREIRAYVNLVSPAKVDAVELYRGKEPIFDSFGLEKQIAQSMHRKVWLKSGGYLIFDRAEAMSVIDVNSGRYAAKAEQELNSLRTNLEAVHEIARQVRLRDIGGIIVIDFIDMLNDENNRRVFDEMRREMRRDRAKFTILPLSEFGIMQITRQRVRESVQVSVSETCPTCQGTGRVQSKTSMLTEIERWLKRFRVDSRELRLTLIVHPTMAAYLTEGTLSVLNRLMLRHFLRITITPDATLPIDEFRFLSRKRNADITSQYRT; encoded by the coding sequence GTGACCAAGGAAATCATTATCAACGCCACCGACAATCAGCACAGGATTGCGATTGTCGAAGAAGGCCGCCTCGCGGAGCTCTTTATCGAGTCCGACGAGCGCGAGCGTATGGTTGGCGACATATACCTCGGGTCCGTGGCGAAAGTCATGCCCGGCATCCGTGCCTCGTTCGTCGACATCGGTCTCGAGCAGGATGCGTTTCTCCATTTTTCCGACGTGGGTGACAACTTCCACGATTTTGGTGCGATCACCGGCGACGAAGACGGCGTCGACACCGAGGACGAGGATGAATCCGGCGACGATCGGAAATCCAGTCGCCGCCACCGCGGCATGCGCACGCCGCAGTTGCAGCGCGGGCAGGACGTGGTGGTGCAGATCTTCAAGGAGCCCGTCGGCACAAAAGGCGTGCGTGTGACGACCGAAGTGTCGTTGCCCGGACGATTCATCGTGCTGATGCCCTTCGACGACACCGTCGGCGTCTCGCGAAAAATTCAGAACTTCCGCGAGAAGCGCCGGCTCCGCAAACTCGCGCGTTCGATACTGCCCCCGGGCTTCGGGGTGATTATCCGCACCGTCGCGGAGGGGCAGAACGAGGACGTATTGCGGGCCGATCTGCAGTCGCTCATTCAGACCTGGCGCCAGGTCGAGCGGACGATACGGAAATCGAAGGCACCCGCCCTGATACACAAGGACATGAACGCCTCGTCGAGCGCGATCCGCGATCTGTTCTCGTCGGACGTGGCGCGTGTAGCGACAGACTCGCGCAAGCTGTATCGCGAAATCCGCGCCTATGTGAACCTTGTATCTCCGGCGAAAGTCGACGCCGTCGAACTGTACCGGGGCAAGGAGCCGATTTTCGACAGCTTCGGTCTCGAAAAACAGATCGCGCAATCGATGCACCGCAAGGTGTGGCTGAAGAGCGGCGGGTATCTCATCTTCGACCGTGCCGAAGCCATGTCGGTGATTGACGTGAACAGCGGACGCTACGCGGCGAAAGCCGAGCAGGAACTCAATTCGTTGCGCACGAATCTCGAGGCCGTGCATGAGATCGCGCGACAGGTGCGTCTGCGCGACATCGGCGGCATCATCGTGATCGATTTTATCGACATGCTCAACGACGAGAACAACCGGCGCGTCTTCGACGAGATGCGCCGCGAGATGCGCCGCGACCGCGCGAAGTTCACCATCCTGCCGCTGTCGGAGTTCGGCATCATGCAGATCACGCGGCAGCGTGTGCGCGAAAGTGTGCAGGTGTCGGTCAGTGAAACGTGTCCGACCTGCCAGGGCACCGGGCGTGTGCAGTCGAAGACCTCGATGCTGACCGAGATTGAGCGGTGGCTGAAACGTTTCAGGGTCGATTCGCGCGAACTGCGGCTGACGCTCATCGTTCATCCCACCATGGCGGCGTATCTCACCGAAGGCACGCTCTCGGTGTTGAACCGTCTGATGCTGCGCCATTTCCTGCGCATCACCATCACGCCCGACGCGACGCTCCCCATCGACGAGTTCCGTTTTCTCTCGCGGAAACGCAACGCCGACATCACCTCGCAGTACCGCACATAA
- the dnaN gene encoding DNA polymerase III subunit beta codes for MKFSVISNDLSKALAKIISVVPAKSTLPILENVLFELTGNDLRLTASDLEITMRVTLPVNGMKDGVLAIPAKKLNEALRALTSVDVTVQADLSTNRVLLKTEQGEYRMAGESAANFPEPESVAEDFGFELDASLLRAIIGKTAFAVSTDDLRPSMMGVLFQWKNGEFRAVATDGHRLVRIKHTGALAAVNTGGERELIIPSKALTLVLRSIDAGTVSLVFGKTNVRFTLADVQLVSRIIDERYPNYESVIPLENDKLLEVNRTAMIAAVHRCSIFSNAVTNQIRFSITKDMVRVFAEDVDFGGEARETVASTFSADEDLDVGFNAKYISEALSHLESDDVTFRFSSATRAGLLAPTTQPEDLDILMLVMPLRLNA; via the coding sequence ATGAAATTCTCGGTAATCAGCAATGACCTCAGCAAGGCGCTGGCCAAGATCATCAGCGTCGTGCCCGCGAAGTCGACCCTCCCCATATTGGAGAACGTGCTGTTCGAACTCACGGGCAACGACCTGCGGCTGACGGCGAGCGATCTCGAGATCACGATGCGCGTGACCCTGCCCGTGAACGGCATGAAGGACGGCGTGCTTGCGATTCCCGCGAAAAAGCTCAACGAGGCGTTGCGCGCGCTGACGTCGGTGGACGTGACCGTGCAGGCCGACCTCTCGACGAACCGCGTCCTGCTGAAAACCGAACAGGGCGAATACCGGATGGCCGGCGAGTCCGCCGCCAACTTCCCCGAGCCCGAGAGCGTGGCCGAGGATTTCGGCTTCGAACTCGACGCGTCGCTGCTGCGCGCGATCATCGGCAAGACGGCGTTTGCCGTCAGCACCGACGACCTGCGTCCCTCGATGATGGGTGTGTTGTTCCAGTGGAAGAACGGCGAGTTCCGCGCCGTGGCCACCGACGGACACCGCCTTGTGCGCATCAAACACACCGGCGCACTCGCGGCGGTGAACACCGGCGGCGAACGCGAGCTGATCATCCCCTCGAAGGCCCTGACGCTGGTGCTGCGGTCGATAGACGCGGGCACCGTGTCGCTCGTCTTCGGCAAGACCAATGTGCGCTTCACCCTCGCCGACGTGCAGCTTGTGAGCCGCATCATCGACGAGCGCTACCCGAATTACGAGAGTGTCATCCCTCTCGAGAACGACAAGCTTCTCGAGGTTAACCGCACGGCGATGATCGCGGCCGTGCACCGCTGCTCCATCTTCTCGAACGCGGTGACGAATCAGATCCGTTTCTCGATCACGAAAGACATGGTGCGCGTCTTCGCCGAGGACGTGGATTTCGGCGGCGAGGCGCGCGAGACCGTGGCCTCGACATTCAGCGCCGACGAGGATCTCGACGTCGGCTTCAACGCAAAATACATCTCCGAGGCGCTGTCCCATCTCGAAAGCGACGACGTGACCTTCCGGTTCAGCTCCGCGACGCGGGCGGGACTGCTCGCCCCGACGACGCAGCCGGAGGATCTCGACATCCTGATGCTGGTGATGCCGCTGCGCCTCAACGCGTAA
- the recF gene encoding DNA replication and repair protein RecF (All proteins in this family for which functions are known are DNA-binding proteins that assist the filamentation of RecA onto DNA for the initiation of recombination or recombinational repair.): MILTHLRIQNIRNHWQSELECPPGIILLWGENGAGKTTVLEAVSLLCTTRSFVTTADRTLLRRGEESMRADGVFHSDSGVRHTVGVQVAMRKKIELDNAPLEAAADLIGRFPVVTLSPQHRAITAGGPAERRSFMDFVVSQVSRQYLLDLIEYRRILRHRNALLSDHGHRVHALRAQLEAWDTTLSECAVRITRRRRAFVVEYDPYFRRAMSDVVEDRELPAFRYVQSAVVDMDAGDAAEQFRAALGHALERDAHRGVTSVGPHRDDLEITLNGMDVRAHASQGQHKTLLIALKAGEWFFLNDHLDERPMFLLDDVFSELDDTRLRRILAVIPRLGQTFITTANHAILDALPGLPDERALYRVSDGGVHAHAEAA; the protein is encoded by the coding sequence ATGATCCTGACTCATCTCCGCATCCAGAACATCCGGAACCACTGGCAGAGCGAACTGGAATGTCCCCCGGGCATCATTCTGCTGTGGGGTGAAAATGGCGCGGGAAAAACGACAGTGCTCGAGGCGGTGTCGCTGCTCTGCACGACGCGGAGTTTTGTGACCACGGCCGACCGCACGCTGCTTCGGCGCGGCGAGGAGTCGATGCGCGCGGACGGTGTATTCCACAGCGATTCCGGCGTGCGCCACACCGTGGGCGTGCAGGTGGCGATGCGCAAGAAAATCGAGCTCGACAACGCACCGCTCGAAGCCGCGGCTGATCTCATCGGACGATTCCCCGTCGTGACTCTTTCGCCGCAGCACCGGGCGATCACCGCAGGCGGCCCCGCCGAACGGCGGTCGTTTATGGACTTTGTCGTCTCGCAGGTAAGCCGCCAATACCTGCTGGATCTCATCGAGTACCGGCGCATACTTCGTCATCGAAACGCGCTGCTCTCCGACCACGGACATCGCGTACACGCGCTTCGCGCGCAGCTCGAGGCATGGGATACGACGCTCTCGGAGTGCGCGGTGCGCATCACACGACGGCGCAGGGCGTTTGTTGTCGAATACGACCCCTATTTCCGGCGCGCGATGTCGGACGTGGTCGAAGACCGCGAACTGCCCGCCTTCCGGTATGTGCAGAGCGCCGTTGTGGACATGGACGCGGGCGACGCGGCCGAACAATTCCGCGCGGCTCTGGGACACGCGCTCGAGCGCGACGCCCATCGCGGCGTGACGTCGGTGGGTCCGCACCGCGACGATCTCGAGATAACACTCAACGGCATGGATGTGCGCGCGCACGCCTCACAGGGCCAGCACAAGACCCTGCTCATCGCCCTCAAGGCGGGGGAGTGGTTCTTTCTGAACGATCACCTCGACGAGCGTCCGATGTTCCTGCTCGACGACGTGTTCAGCGAACTCGACGACACGCGGCTGCGCCGCATCCTTGCGGTGATACCGCGCCTCGGGCAGACCTTCATCACCACCGCCAACCACGCGATACTCGATGCGCTGCCGGGTCTGCCCGACGAGCGCGCTCTGTATCGTGTGAGTGACGGCGGCGTCCACGCGCACGCGGAGGCCGCATGA
- a CDS encoding DUF721 domain-containing protein encodes MRPLGGITPFHGALRDALKEYGMERKVREHELLVRWSELAGAAVAKHATPTRFKDGVLHLHVPDAAWRQELSLRRDELRKKLNEALHEDLVVDVVVR; translated from the coding sequence ATGAGACCGCTTGGTGGCATTACGCCGTTCCATGGCGCACTCCGCGACGCCTTGAAGGAATACGGCATGGAGCGCAAGGTGCGGGAGCACGAGCTGCTTGTGCGCTGGAGCGAACTTGCCGGCGCGGCGGTGGCGAAACACGCGACACCGACACGGTTCAAGGACGGCGTGTTGCACTTGCACGTGCCCGACGCCGCGTGGAGGCAGGAACTGTCGCTGCGCCGCGACGAACTCCGGAAAAAACTGAACGAGGCCCTGCACGAGGACCTTGTCGTGGACGTTGTGGTGCGATGA
- the mnmE gene encoding tRNA uridine-5-carboxymethylaminomethyl(34) synthesis GTPase MnmE, with product MNADPRTLRSPGAHDTIAACATPPGTGGIAVIRVSGPAAIDATAATFSAGERLRAAASHTAHFGRILSGDGGTIDEAVVTLFRAPASYTGEDVAEISCHGGTVVSRAVLDRVLAQGVRHAQPGEFTRRAFLNGRLDLAQAEAVADLIHARSDAARLASIAQMQGRLSAAVAEMRERLVRCLSLLELNLDFAEEDVELVTRAQLRDELIAARAAIATALNGYAGGRLLRDGFKVVLAGRPNAGKSSLFNALLGTRRAIVTDAPGTTRDFIEEMMTHDGTAFRFVDTAGLRGARDEAEQAGIEFSREQLAEADAVCWVIDAAETGGLGFAHDAAQALHASLHTGTPFLTVLNKIDQLGEASGALSEDPDVLRVSARSGEGILTLLSRLCVHARTRLPAASGAEALVTNARHADCLRRAAAALNSATAALDGGAGEELVALDTRAAIAALGEITGDVTNDDVLHAVFARFCIGK from the coding sequence ATGAATGCGGATCCGCGGACACTGCGCTCCCCAGGCGCGCACGACACCATCGCGGCATGTGCAACACCGCCCGGCACGGGAGGTATCGCCGTGATACGCGTGTCGGGTCCGGCCGCCATCGATGCGACGGCGGCAACCTTTTCCGCGGGTGAGCGGTTGCGCGCGGCTGCGTCACACACGGCGCACTTCGGCCGTATTCTCTCGGGCGATGGCGGGACTATCGACGAGGCGGTTGTGACACTGTTCCGCGCGCCTGCTTCATACACGGGAGAGGACGTCGCCGAGATATCCTGTCACGGCGGCACGGTGGTGTCGCGCGCGGTGCTCGACCGCGTGCTCGCGCAGGGCGTGCGCCACGCACAACCGGGCGAGTTCACCCGCCGGGCATTTCTAAACGGACGGCTGGATCTTGCGCAGGCCGAGGCCGTCGCCGATCTGATACACGCGCGTTCCGACGCGGCCCGGCTCGCATCCATTGCGCAGATGCAGGGGCGTCTTTCGGCCGCGGTCGCGGAGATGCGCGAACGGCTCGTCCGCTGCCTGTCGCTGCTCGAACTGAATCTCGACTTTGCCGAGGAAGACGTCGAACTCGTGACACGCGCGCAGCTCCGCGACGAACTTATCGCGGCGCGTGCGGCCATTGCGACCGCGCTCAACGGGTATGCGGGCGGCCGCCTGTTGCGCGATGGATTCAAGGTTGTGCTTGCCGGTCGTCCGAACGCGGGCAAGTCGAGTCTGTTCAACGCGCTGCTCGGCACGCGCCGCGCGATAGTGACCGACGCGCCCGGCACCACGCGCGACTTCATCGAGGAGATGATGACACACGACGGAACCGCGTTTCGCTTTGTGGACACCGCCGGATTGCGCGGGGCGCGGGACGAGGCCGAGCAGGCGGGGATCGAATTCAGCCGCGAGCAGCTTGCGGAGGCCGATGCCGTCTGTTGGGTTATCGACGCGGCCGAAACCGGCGGGCTCGGGTTTGCGCACGACGCCGCACAGGCGCTTCACGCGTCACTGCACACGGGCACACCGTTCCTCACCGTCCTGAACAAGATCGACCAGCTTGGCGAAGCTTCGGGCGCACTGTCCGAGGACCCGGACGTCCTGCGCGTCTCGGCCCGAAGCGGCGAGGGAATACTCACGCTGCTGTCGCGGCTCTGCGTGCACGCGCGCACACGGCTGCCCGCCGCGTCCGGCGCCGAGGCACTTGTCACCAATGCGCGGCATGCGGACTGCCTCCGCCGCGCAGCCGCCGCGCTCAATTCCGCCACCGCCGCGCTGGACGGCGGAGCGGGCGAAGAACTCGTCGCCCTCGACACCCGTGCCGCCATTGCGGCGCTAGGAGAGATCACAGGCGACGTCACCAACGACGACGTGCTCCATGCCGTCTTCGCACGATTCTGCATAGGCAAATAA
- the gyrB gene encoding DNA topoisomerase (ATP-hydrolyzing) subunit B — MTNDIAATTEYSESSIKVLEGLEAVRKRPAMYIGDVSQRGLHHLVNEVVDNSIDEALAGYCDTISITLNKDGSCTVSDNGRGIPTGPHPVKKVSTLQVVMCMLHAGGKFDKQTYKVSGGLHGVGVSVVNALSEWLEVEVQRDGQVFTQTYARGIPTSEVRATGKARRTGTTTTFLPDGEIFKMRDFRFDVLEERLRELAYLNKGIKITLRDDRNGEEETYFFKGGLRDFVKYIDANRTSLMKEPIYIEGERDNTPVELALQYNDSYTENIYTYVNNINTHEGGTHLIGFKTALTRSMNNYAYKNNLLKEGAKITISGDDFREGLTAVLSVKVAEPQFEGQTKTKLGNSETKSAVETVIGEQLAMHLEQNPGIARRIIDTALRAAEAREAARKARDLTRRKNALESLSLPGKLADCSITDPEHCEVYLVEGDSAGGSAKQGRDRRFQAILPLKGKILNVEKARLHKILENEEINAMVSAIGVGIGNGDDFDLSGLRYGKIIIMTDADVDGSHIRTLLLTFFFRYMRDLLDAGRVFIAQPPLYKLKKGRMERYAFDDEERDEIIKVLRGARDDETSTAEEATEEVATRKDGIVISRFKGLGEMNPEQLWQTTMNPETRTLMQVTMENAAEADRLFSILMGDAVEPRRQFIEKHAKYVRNLDV; from the coding sequence ATGACCAACGACATCGCAGCCACAACAGAGTATTCAGAAAGCAGCATCAAGGTTCTGGAAGGATTGGAGGCCGTGCGCAAGCGGCCCGCCATGTACATCGGCGACGTGAGCCAGCGCGGATTGCACCACCTCGTGAACGAGGTTGTCGACAACTCGATCGACGAAGCCCTCGCCGGGTACTGCGACACGATCAGCATCACCCTAAACAAGGACGGCTCGTGCACCGTGTCCGACAACGGCCGTGGCATTCCCACCGGACCGCACCCCGTGAAAAAAGTCAGCACCCTGCAGGTCGTCATGTGTATGCTGCATGCCGGCGGTAAATTCGACAAGCAGACCTACAAGGTGTCGGGCGGATTGCACGGTGTCGGCGTGTCGGTCGTGAACGCCCTGTCGGAATGGCTCGAGGTCGAGGTGCAGCGCGACGGACAGGTATTCACGCAGACCTACGCGCGCGGCATTCCCACCAGTGAAGTGCGCGCGACAGGCAAGGCCCGCCGCACCGGCACCACAACCACCTTCCTGCCCGACGGCGAGATTTTCAAAATGCGGGACTTCCGATTCGACGTGCTCGAGGAGCGCCTGCGCGAACTCGCGTATCTCAACAAGGGCATCAAGATCACCCTTCGCGACGACCGCAACGGCGAGGAGGAGACGTACTTCTTCAAGGGCGGGCTGCGCGATTTTGTCAAATACATCGACGCGAACCGCACCAGTCTCATGAAGGAACCGATCTACATCGAGGGCGAGCGCGACAACACGCCCGTGGAACTTGCACTGCAGTACAACGATTCGTACACCGAAAACATCTACACCTACGTCAACAACATCAACACGCACGAGGGCGGCACGCATCTCATCGGATTCAAGACCGCGCTTACGCGGTCGATGAACAACTACGCCTACAAGAACAACCTGCTCAAGGAAGGCGCGAAGATCACGATCTCGGGCGACGACTTCCGCGAGGGACTCACGGCGGTGCTCAGCGTGAAGGTAGCCGAACCCCAGTTCGAAGGGCAGACAAAAACGAAGCTCGGCAACAGCGAAACAAAGAGCGCCGTCGAGACGGTGATCGGAGAACAGCTCGCCATGCATCTCGAGCAGAATCCCGGCATCGCCCGGCGCATCATCGACACGGCCCTGCGCGCCGCCGAGGCGCGCGAGGCCGCGCGCAAGGCGCGCGACCTGACCCGCAGGAAGAACGCGCTCGAATCGCTGAGCCTGCCGGGGAAACTCGCCGACTGCTCGATCACCGATCCCGAGCATTGCGAAGTGTATCTCGTCGAGGGTGATTCCGCGGGTGGTTCGGCAAAACAGGGCCGCGACCGCCGCTTCCAGGCGATACTTCCGCTCAAGGGAAAAATCCTCAACGTGGAAAAGGCGCGCCTGCATAAAATCCTCGAGAACGAGGAGATCAACGCGATGGTCTCGGCCATCGGCGTGGGCATCGGGAACGGCGACGACTTCGATCTCAGCGGACTGCGCTACGGGAAAATCATCATCATGACCGACGCCGACGTCGACGGCAGCCATATCCGCACACTGCTCCTGACGTTTTTCTTCCGTTACATGCGCGACCTGCTCGACGCCGGCCGCGTCTTCATCGCCCAGCCGCCGCTGTACAAGCTGAAAAAAGGCCGCATGGAGCGCTACGCCTTCGATGACGAGGAGCGCGACGAAATCATCAAGGTTCTCCGCGGCGCGCGCGACGACGAAACCTCGACCGCCGAAGAAGCGACGGAGGAAGTCGCGACACGCAAGGACGGCATCGTGATCTCGCGCTTCAAGGGTCTTGGCGAAATGAACCCCGAGCAACTGTGGCAGACGACGATGAATCCCGAAACCCGCACACTCATGCAGGTGACGATGGAGAACGCCGCGGAGGCCGACCGCCTGTTCTCGATCCTCATGGGCGACGCGGTGGAACCGCGCCGGCAGTTCATCGAAAAGCACGCAAAATACGTCCGCAACCTCGACGTGTAA
- a CDS encoding PAS domain S-box protein, translating to MESRLHSLLHDYFLDMDARIARILGDTTLSDEQKSALREVVTDAVTETIAFVKKGKTVHERFVQHVVMHAVDAIIGVENGERIFFWNRGAEATFGYTQDEVLDRTVEFLWPADARRNENALLRERILRDGFVRDHHTQLVTRDGRAVMASMSVTLLRDEADEILGTIAIIRDMTEMRQLERQVIQNEKLALLGQIAAGIAHEMGTPLNIISGVAEVLLLDRPAGHSEREDLETIIGQTDRIANLIRELLAFARPQPLRFERIEMGLELLRAVSLLRGKAEKLDVAITVDVPAGLPQLRADPHHMQQVFLNLLVNAIDALATVEDGRARRIGIEARSDEKEIRIRISDTGPGMKPELLARVFDPFVTTKDVGKGTGLGLAVCRRIVEEHGGSITAESTPGEGSVFTVVFALRRLEET from the coding sequence GTGGAATCGCGACTCCATTCACTTCTGCACGATTACTTCCTCGACATGGATGCCCGCATCGCGCGCATCCTCGGCGACACGACGCTCAGCGACGAGCAGAAGTCGGCGCTGCGCGAGGTTGTGACCGACGCGGTGACGGAGACGATCGCCTTCGTGAAAAAGGGCAAGACTGTGCACGAACGATTCGTGCAGCATGTGGTGATGCACGCGGTGGACGCGATCATCGGCGTCGAAAATGGCGAACGCATCTTCTTCTGGAACCGCGGCGCGGAGGCCACATTTGGCTACACGCAGGATGAGGTTCTCGACCGCACGGTCGAATTCCTCTGGCCCGCCGACGCGCGGCGGAACGAAAACGCGCTGCTGCGCGAGCGCATTCTGCGGGACGGATTTGTGCGCGACCATCACACCCAGCTCGTGACGCGCGACGGGCGCGCTGTGATGGCGAGCATGTCGGTGACGCTGCTGCGCGACGAGGCCGACGAGATACTCGGCACCATCGCCATCATCCGCGACATGACCGAAATGCGGCAGCTCGAGCGCCAGGTGATTCAGAACGAGAAGCTCGCGCTGCTCGGGCAGATCGCCGCCGGCATCGCGCACGAGATGGGCACCCCGCTCAACATCATCTCGGGCGTTGCCGAGGTGCTGCTGCTCGACAGGCCCGCCGGACATTCCGAGCGCGAGGACCTCGAGACGATCATCGGCCAGACCGACCGCATCGCGAACCTGATCCGCGAACTGCTCGCCTTTGCGCGTCCGCAACCACTGCGTTTCGAACGCATCGAGATGGGCCTTGAACTGCTGCGCGCAGTCTCGCTGCTGCGCGGCAAGGCCGAGAAACTTGACGTCGCGATCACCGTGGACGTTCCGGCCGGGCTGCCCCAGCTTCGCGCGGATCCGCACCACATGCAGCAGGTGTTTCTGAACCTGCTCGTGAACGCGATAGACGCCCTGGCGACTGTCGAGGACGGCCGCGCGCGGCGGATCGGCATTGAGGCGCGGTCCGACGAAAAGGAGATCCGCATCCGTATATCCGATACAGGCCCGGGCATGAAACCCGAACTGCTCGCCCGTGTGTTCGATCCCTTTGTCACGACGAAGGACGTGGGGAAGGGCACGGGGCTCGGCCTCGCTGTGTGCCGCCGCATCGTCGAGGAGCACGGGGGAAGCATCACGGCCGAATCGACACCCGGCGAGGGATCGGTGTTCACCGTCGTGTTCGCCCTGCGGAGGTTGGAGGAGACATGA
- a CDS encoding sigma-54-dependent Fis family transcriptional regulator, with protein MTPAVPVAIVDDDQEMLRVLERYLQRHGIAVDTFSDPRTALTHFGETVYGVVITDVQMPGMSGLELFGHIRQQMPEAVVIMITGFGSVTAAVQAMKEGAFDYISKPFNYDEFLVVLQKAVRQHLLQREVEVLRERVQRRYSFGNIIGHSDAMRQVFDVIGRVAHTRTNVLVTGESGTGKELIARAIHHGGARKDAPFVAINCGALPETLLESELFGHEKGAYTGAVTREAGLLASADSGTIFLDEVADMPMHMQAKFLRVLEDWEVRPVGGNATRKIDVRVISSSKTDLGDIVAHGDFREDLFYRLNVVTIDIPPLRERMEDVPMLIDHALVRLAADQGRETPVIERDALEALLRHTWPGNVRELEHVLERALILARGPRMTLDDLPPYVREHGGTAARRAGEACPVDTTLEDMERQHILRVLAHVEWKRSLAAEILGINRRTLYRKIQQYRIEEP; from the coding sequence ATGACGCCCGCAGTGCCCGTCGCGATCGTCGACGACGACCAGGAGATGCTCCGCGTACTCGAGCGCTACCTCCAGCGCCACGGCATCGCAGTCGACACGTTCTCCGACCCGCGCACGGCCCTGACGCATTTCGGGGAGACGGTGTATGGCGTCGTGATCACCGACGTGCAGATGCCCGGCATGAGCGGCCTGGAACTTTTCGGACACATACGCCAGCAGATGCCCGAGGCCGTGGTGATCATGATCACCGGCTTCGGTTCCGTCACCGCGGCCGTGCAGGCGATGAAGGAGGGGGCGTTCGATTACATCAGCAAACCCTTCAACTACGACGAGTTTCTGGTGGTTCTGCAGAAGGCGGTCCGTCAGCATCTCCTGCAGCGCGAGGTGGAGGTGTTGCGTGAAAGGGTGCAGCGCCGGTACTCCTTCGGGAACATCATCGGACACAGCGACGCGATGCGCCAGGTGTTCGACGTGATCGGCCGCGTGGCGCACACGCGTACCAACGTGCTCGTGACAGGCGAATCCGGCACGGGGAAGGAACTGATCGCGCGCGCGATCCATCATGGCGGTGCGCGCAAGGACGCGCCGTTTGTCGCGATCAACTGCGGCGCGCTGCCCGAGACGCTGCTCGAGAGCGAGCTTTTTGGTCACGAGAAAGGCGCCTACACCGGCGCGGTGACGCGCGAGGCGGGTCTGCTCGCGAGTGCCGACAGCGGAACGATATTCCTCGACGAAGTGGCCGACATGCCCATGCACATGCAGGCGAAATTTCTGCGCGTGCTCGAGGACTGGGAGGTGCGTCCCGTGGGCGGGAACGCGACACGAAAGATCGACGTCCGCGTGATCTCGTCGTCGAAGACCGACCTCGGCGACATCGTGGCGCACGGCGATTTTCGCGAGGACCTGTTCTACCGCCTCAATGTTGTGACCATCGACATTCCCCCGCTGCGAGAGCGCATGGAGGACGTGCCGATGCTCATCGATCACGCCCTCGTTCGCCTTGCGGCCGATCAGGGGCGCGAGACGCCCGTCATCGAGCGCGACGCGCTCGAGGCGCTGCTCCGGCACACCTGGCCCGGCAATGTGCGCGAACTCGAACACGTACTCGAGCGCGCGCTCATTCTCGCGCGCGGTCCGCGCATGACGCTCGACGATCTTCCGCCGTACGTGCGCGAGCACGGCGGCACGGCGGCGCGGCGCGCGGGCGAGGCCTGCCCCGTCGACACGACACTCGAGGACATGGAGCGGCAGCACATTCTGCGCGTGCTCGCGCACGTCGAATGGAAACGTTCGCTGGCCGCGGAAATACTCGGCATCAACCGCCGCACCTTGTACAGAAAAATCCAGCAATACCGCATCGAGGAACCATGA